A single region of the Vicia villosa cultivar HV-30 ecotype Madison, WI linkage group LG4, Vvil1.0, whole genome shotgun sequence genome encodes:
- the LOC131594663 gene encoding uncharacterized protein LOC131594663, with protein sequence MGEEACYDVRRQLHTQIQQHADLFSKLFYDTVSDVSNLLLVKHLGFQGKEKWMTIPDMGYPVDFKYSVVFVYLSMLMNITFFPLLIAPPPYTSRHTIVVVDFVNSNHWVHIKLRPDCPLPPVTDCWKNNCSINAKAWESAYAGRFRHWEALAGKSDIRKNVSMDAETVVIL encoded by the coding sequence ATGGGGGAAGAAGCATGTTATGATGTTCGAAGACAACTTCATACTCAAATCCAGCAACACGCAGATTTGTTTTCCAAGTTGTTCTATGACACTGTCTCTGATGTTAGTAATTTATTACTCGTAAAACACTTGGGTTTTCAAGGTAAGGAGAAATGGATGACGATTCCCGATATGGGTTACCCTGTTGATTTTAAATACAGTGTTGTATTTGTTTATCTTTCCATGTTAATGAACATAACATTTTTCCCGCTTCTCATAGCTCCACCCCCATACACGAGTCGACATACAatagttgttgttgattttgtcaaCAGTAATCATTGGGTTCATATAAAGTTGAGACCCGATTGTCCACTGCCGCCCGTCACTGATTGTTGGAAAAATAATTGTTCTattaatgcaaaagcatgggaatcAGCATATGCCGGTCGGTTTAGACACTGGGAAGCATTGGCAGGAAAGTCAGACATTCGGAAGAATGTTTCTATGGATGCAGAAACTGTTGTGATATTGTAA
- the LOC131594296 gene encoding uncharacterized protein LOC131594296 isoform X2 — MKLKELEGHLGSLDQFSNPKIELEQYPTGPHIASRMLFLAENSYDDVSNKVVADFGCGCGTLGIAAALLSAEHVLSIDIDPESLEIASLNAEELELDLDFIQSNIMDLKWRGPIVDTVVMNPPFGTRKKGADLEFLSAALKVASQAVYSLHKTSTRDRCRYYRG, encoded by the exons ATGAAGCTGAAAGAGCTAGAAGGTCACCTTGGTTCTCTTGATCAATTTTCTAACCCTAAG ATTGAGCTTGAACAATACCCAACAGGACCTCACATCGCTTCTCGTATGCTTTTTCTT GCAGAGAATTCTTATGATGATGTGAGCAACAAAGTAGTGGCTGACTTTGGATGTGGTTGTGGTACTTTAGGCATTGCAGCTGCCCTTTTGAGCGCAGA ACATGTTCTCAGCATTGACATTGATCCAGAATCTCTTGAAATAGCATCTCTTAATGCTGAGGAACTCGAG CTGGACTTGGATTTTATTCAATCTAATATCATGGACTTGAAATGGAGAG GTCCAATTGTCGATACAGTTGTAATGAATCCTCCATTTGGAACTCGGAAAAAGGGTGCAGATTTAGAGTTTCTGTCTGCTGCTCTGAAG GTTGCTTCTCAAGCTGTTTATTCTTTACATAAAACTTCAACAAGAGAT aggtgtcggtacTACAGAGGTTAA
- the LOC131594296 gene encoding uncharacterized protein LOC131594296 isoform X1: MKLKELEGHLGSLDQFSNPKIELEQYPTGPHIASRMLFLAENSYDDVSNKVVADFGCGCGTLGIAAALLSAEHVLSIDIDPESLEIASLNAEELELDLDFIQSNIMDLKWRGPIVDTVVMNPPFGTRKKGADLEFLSAALKVASQAVYSLHKTSTRDHVKRAALRDFNARSAEVLCELRYDVPKLYKFHKKKEVDIAVDLWRFVPASHQS; encoded by the exons ATGAAGCTGAAAGAGCTAGAAGGTCACCTTGGTTCTCTTGATCAATTTTCTAACCCTAAG ATTGAGCTTGAACAATACCCAACAGGACCTCACATCGCTTCTCGTATGCTTTTTCTT GCAGAGAATTCTTATGATGATGTGAGCAACAAAGTAGTGGCTGACTTTGGATGTGGTTGTGGTACTTTAGGCATTGCAGCTGCCCTTTTGAGCGCAGA ACATGTTCTCAGCATTGACATTGATCCAGAATCTCTTGAAATAGCATCTCTTAATGCTGAGGAACTCGAG CTGGACTTGGATTTTATTCAATCTAATATCATGGACTTGAAATGGAGAG GTCCAATTGTCGATACAGTTGTAATGAATCCTCCATTTGGAACTCGGAAAAAGGGTGCAGATTTAGAGTTTCTGTCTGCTGCTCTGAAG GTTGCTTCTCAAGCTGTTTATTCTTTACATAAAACTTCAACAAGAGAT CATGTGAAACGGGCAGCCTTAAGGGATTTCAATGCTAGGAGTGCTGAAGTTCTATGTGAG CTTCGGTATGATGTGCCGAAATTGTACAAATTTCACAAGAAGAAAGAGGTAGATATTGCTGTTGATCTCTGGCGTTTTGTACCTGCAAGTCATCAGAGCTGA